The following are encoded together in the Mycolicibacterium arabiense genome:
- a CDS encoding sigma-70 family RNA polymerase sigma factor — MTTITAGGVESDDDLAARFARDATPLFEALARRARRLTYCEADAEDLLQDTLLHAFTGFRSFQEGTNLKAWLFRILHNRWVSTHRYRERRPTEVPVDESDVLDLVGGDTRRRSAETEIVDAMPDDDVRAALATLPDGVRSVMYYAGVEGYTYAETAALLNIPVGTVMSRVSRGRQRLRIALAHRDHRSPEPIAEQCSA; from the coding sequence GTGACCACCATTACCGCAGGCGGAGTCGAGTCGGACGACGACCTGGCCGCACGCTTCGCTCGCGACGCCACTCCCCTGTTCGAAGCCCTGGCCAGGCGCGCACGTCGGCTCACCTACTGCGAAGCCGACGCCGAAGACCTGCTGCAGGACACGCTTCTGCACGCCTTCACGGGTTTTCGGTCGTTCCAGGAGGGCACGAATCTGAAGGCTTGGCTCTTCCGCATCCTGCACAACCGGTGGGTCAGCACGCACCGGTACAGGGAGCGGCGCCCGACCGAGGTCCCCGTCGACGAGTCCGACGTCCTCGATCTGGTCGGCGGCGACACGCGGCGCCGGTCGGCCGAGACCGAGATCGTCGACGCCATGCCCGATGACGACGTCAGGGCCGCGCTCGCCACGCTGCCGGACGGGGTGCGCTCGGTCATGTACTACGCCGGTGTGGAGGGATACACCTACGCCGAGACCGCCGCCCTGCTGAACATTCCCGTGGGCACCGTGATGTCGCGGGTGTCCCGGGGCCGCCAGCGGCTGCGCATCGCCCTGGCCCACCGCGACCACCGATCCCCTGAACCGATTGCCGAGCAGTGCAGTGCCTGA
- a CDS encoding SDR family NAD(P)-dependent oxidoreductase, which yields MELNDHVALVTGGTAGIGLACARLLAREGATVIISGRNPLRGNAAADDIGGRYLQADMSDLQSVRSLVEQAGAVDILVNNAASFPAAMTVDQDVAAFGNTVDTNLRGTYFLTAGLAQGMLTRGRGAVVNVTSMVASKGVPGASVYSASKAAVESLTRTWAVEFGPRGVRVNCVAPGPTDTEGVVAEWGDINEELGRALPLGRTARPDEIAQAVLFLASPRASFITGATLHADGGGTAI from the coding sequence ATGGAACTGAACGACCATGTTGCGCTGGTGACCGGCGGTACGGCGGGCATCGGTCTGGCATGCGCCAGACTGCTGGCCCGCGAGGGCGCAACGGTGATCATCAGCGGGCGAAACCCGTTGCGAGGCAATGCCGCAGCAGACGACATCGGGGGCCGTTACCTCCAGGCCGACATGTCGGACCTGCAGTCGGTCCGCTCTCTGGTCGAGCAGGCAGGCGCGGTCGACATCCTGGTGAACAACGCCGCGAGCTTCCCCGCGGCCATGACCGTGGATCAGGACGTGGCGGCGTTCGGAAACACCGTCGACACCAACCTGCGCGGCACCTACTTCCTGACGGCCGGCCTCGCCCAAGGGATGCTGACGCGTGGGCGCGGCGCCGTCGTCAACGTCACCTCGATGGTGGCGTCGAAGGGCGTACCCGGTGCATCGGTGTACTCCGCGTCCAAGGCGGCGGTGGAGTCACTCACCCGAACCTGGGCCGTGGAGTTCGGGCCCCGCGGCGTGCGCGTCAACTGCGTCGCCCCGGGACCCACCGACACCGAGGGCGTCGTCGCCGAATGGGGCGACATTAACGAGGAATTGGGTCGCGCCCTGCCCCTCGGCCGCACCGCACGCCCCGACGAGATCGCACAGGCGGTGCTCTTCCTCGCCTCACCAAGGGCGAGCTTCATCACCGGAGCGACGCTGCACGCCGACGGCGGCGGCACCGCCATCTGA
- a CDS encoding cupin domain-containing protein — protein MSERYDAHWESALTVLQEVQPPFIPPGAHAMTVTIAYPPGSAGAPPHRHPSGPAFGYVLEGEMLFELEGEPPRVLSAGEAFWEPGGDVIHYSDANNRDDVACRFVVTMLCVPGQPMLTLVDEAELEARKHLRVPR, from the coding sequence ATGTCCGAGAGGTACGACGCCCACTGGGAGAGCGCGCTGACGGTTCTCCAGGAAGTGCAGCCGCCCTTCATCCCACCGGGCGCGCACGCGATGACCGTGACCATCGCCTACCCGCCGGGCAGCGCAGGCGCACCGCCGCACCGCCATCCGAGCGGCCCCGCCTTCGGCTACGTACTGGAGGGCGAGATGCTGTTCGAACTCGAGGGCGAGCCGCCGCGCGTCCTATCCGCCGGTGAGGCCTTCTGGGAGCCGGGCGGTGACGTCATCCATTACTCCGACGCCAACAACCGCGACGACGTCGCGTGCCGCTTCGTGGTCACGATGCTCTGCGTCCCTGGGCAACCGATGCTGACCCTCGTCGACGAGGCGGAACTCGAAGCGCGCAAACACCTTCGGGTGCCGAGGTGA
- a CDS encoding peptidoglycan recognition protein family protein, with translation MSGQRLCREAWGARPPLAGGKTHTIERMTIHHTGAVLEDNRNAPGRLIQHQQLHQGERDWIDIAYHVGVDRNGNIYELRDYNLVGDTATEYDPTGHFLVLCEGDFDQEAVTEAQLDSAALVFAWAAQQFKITSETLSGHKDHASTACPGADLYARLKSGDLKRRIDGNLAAGRVNLQDLCGPQAAERVAAIEAGQ, from the coding sequence ATATCGGGCCAACGGCTGTGCCGGGAGGCATGGGGTGCTCGGCCCCCGCTTGCTGGCGGCAAGACACACACCATCGAACGGATGACGATCCATCACACGGGCGCTGTTCTTGAGGACAACCGAAATGCGCCGGGTCGGCTAATTCAGCATCAGCAGCTGCACCAAGGCGAGCGAGACTGGATAGACATCGCGTACCACGTCGGCGTCGACCGCAACGGGAACATCTACGAACTGCGAGACTACAACCTGGTGGGCGACACCGCGACGGAGTACGACCCCACCGGTCACTTTCTCGTCCTATGCGAAGGCGACTTCGATCAGGAGGCGGTGACCGAGGCGCAACTCGACAGCGCAGCACTCGTATTCGCCTGGGCGGCGCAGCAATTCAAGATCACGTCGGAGACGCTCAGCGGCCACAAAGATCATGCCTCTACCGCATGCCCGGGCGCCGACCTTTACGCGCGTCTTAAGTCCGGCGACCTCAAACGCCGAATTGATGGAAACCTCGCCGCGGGCAGAGTGAATCTCCAAGACTTGTGCGGGCCGCAAGCTGCCGAGAGGGTCGCGGCGATCGAAGCAGGTCAGTGA